A genomic window from Bacteroidales bacterium includes:
- a CDS encoding Spi family protease inhibitor, with product MKKTLKNHGIYALLLTFVFLSQMFSSKFITAAPVDLGKAKQVAINWYLERSNKTDLGKIEIIETFVEKEKSIIVFYIFNFKQGGFMIVSADDNVFPVLGYGYLEHYKTENHPPAFDWLLNKYK from the coding sequence ATGAAAAAAACTTTAAAAAATCATGGGATTTATGCGTTACTATTGACTTTTGTATTTTTAAGTCAAATGTTTTCATCAAAATTTATTACTGCGGCACCAGTAGATTTAGGAAAAGCAAAACAAGTTGCAATTAATTGGTATTTAGAACGAAGTAATAAAACTGATTTGGGTAAAATTGAAATTATTGAGACTTTTGTAGAAAAAGAAAAATCAATTATTGTTTTTTATATTTTTAATTTTAAGCAAGGAGGATTTATGATTGTTTCAGCAGATGATAATGTGTTTCCAGTGTTAGGTTATGGATATTTAGAACATTATAAAACTGAAAACCACCCGCCAGCTTTTGATTGGTTGCTAAATAAATATAAATAA